From the genome of Maribacter algicola, one region includes:
- a CDS encoding tetratricopeptide repeat-containing sensor histidine kinase gives MNNSKTILITLLFVVISLGIFAQQTPSILKDTVYILELNRKAEDLRYRKSDSIQILATQALELSKEINYEKGILYATYNLASHELYQGNSTKSLEINSKISRDPNLNKYPDLGIKIYNDIAQAYFIKSEHPKAYENFLMANYLAERTQNSNELVRINNNLGTMFLLLGDYDESMFYYDIARQLIVQETPNHIQGIILSNLGYLNMRKNNLEKAKDYLRQGLELARKTNFSTIIAFNYLTMGEVYGLGKEYNEALEFYGKAEKEYQSNGDKKGISDLYFGLATVHFSLGNYPVSKEFVLKSMDFYKSFKLRTGLEKCSRLLYKIAKYENDFDSSLKYLESAEAYSDSISKEQNKTNIAMLKAKLTFEEERNKLEEKNLATINKQKKYIGWSLASLVLAIIIIFLIQKSSKKRKKINAILAENQQQLHQTNQTKDKLFSIVGHDLRGPIISLKGLLDISLNEENGETQFKKFGPKLQKDLEHIHFTLDNLLNWGQTQMKGSRIEPMNVLIKKEIDQITQLFNDNLKSKKIILSNSLNIDFCVLMDLNHFKIVFRNLISNAIKFTHEGGKISIEGEIFEEHLIIQVKDSGVGISPYDIKKIWDYKEHLSTFGTNAEKGTGLGLMLCKEMVENNKGSIKVESVIDEGTTFHITLPRCT, from the coding sequence ATGAATAACTCAAAAACAATTTTAATTACCCTACTTTTTGTTGTGATATCCTTAGGCATTTTTGCACAACAAACACCATCCATACTTAAAGACACTGTTTATATATTAGAACTTAATAGAAAAGCGGAAGATCTTAGATACAGGAAATCTGATTCGATACAAATACTTGCAACCCAGGCCTTAGAGCTAAGTAAAGAGATCAATTATGAAAAGGGTATCCTGTACGCTACCTACAATCTGGCCAGTCATGAACTATATCAAGGGAATAGCACAAAATCTTTGGAAATAAATTCAAAAATTTCAAGGGACCCCAATTTAAACAAGTATCCGGATTTAGGCATCAAGATATATAATGATATTGCTCAAGCCTACTTCATAAAATCAGAACATCCTAAGGCCTATGAAAATTTCTTGATGGCCAACTATTTGGCTGAACGTACCCAAAACAGTAATGAGCTTGTTAGGATAAACAATAATTTAGGGACGATGTTCCTCTTACTTGGCGATTATGACGAATCAATGTTTTACTATGATATCGCTAGGCAATTGATTGTCCAAGAAACGCCCAACCATATCCAAGGTATCATCCTCTCCAACCTTGGTTATCTAAATATGAGAAAAAATAATTTGGAAAAGGCCAAAGATTATTTACGTCAGGGGCTTGAACTTGCAAGAAAAACTAACTTTTCAACAATCATTGCTTTTAATTATTTGACCATGGGCGAAGTATATGGTCTAGGTAAGGAGTATAATGAAGCACTGGAATTCTACGGAAAGGCTGAAAAGGAATATCAGTCCAACGGAGATAAAAAAGGTATATCGGATTTATATTTTGGACTCGCTACAGTTCATTTTTCACTTGGGAATTACCCAGTTTCCAAAGAATTTGTCCTCAAGAGTATGGATTTTTATAAATCCTTCAAATTAAGGACAGGTTTGGAAAAGTGTTCCCGCCTTCTTTATAAAATAGCTAAGTATGAAAATGATTTCGATAGCTCCTTAAAATATTTGGAAAGTGCGGAGGCCTATTCGGACTCCATTTCCAAGGAACAGAATAAGACCAACATTGCCATGCTTAAGGCAAAACTGACCTTTGAAGAGGAAAGAAATAAACTTGAAGAAAAAAATCTGGCCACTATAAACAAGCAAAAAAAATATATTGGTTGGTCTTTGGCCTCACTTGTATTGGCCATCATCATTATTTTTCTAATTCAGAAGTCTAGTAAAAAAAGAAAAAAAATCAACGCAATCCTTGCTGAAAACCAGCAACAATTACATCAGACCAATCAAACCAAGGATAAATTATTTTCTATTGTGGGACATGACCTAAGGGGGCCTATAATTTCCTTGAAGGGGCTACTCGATATTTCCTTAAACGAAGAAAATGGTGAAACTCAGTTTAAAAAATTTGGACCAAAATTACAGAAGGATCTAGAACATATTCATTTTACTTTGGACAACCTTTTGAATTGGGGCCAAACACAAATGAAAGGTTCAAGAATTGAACCCATGAACGTTTTGATAAAGAAGGAAATTGATCAAATCACCCAACTTTTTAATGATAATTTAAAAAGTAAAAAAATTATATTATCCAATTCACTAAATATAGATTTTTGCGTACTTATGGATTTGAACCATTTCAAAATCGTATTTAGAAATCTGATAAGCAATGCCATAAAATTTACCCATGAAGGTGGAAAAATATCCATTGAAGGCGAAATTTTTGAGGAACATTTAATTATCCAGGTAAAGGACAGCGGCGTAGGCATTAGCCCTTACGATATTAAAAAAATTTGGGACTATAAAGAGCATTTATCGACCTTTGGAACAAATGCAGAAAAAGGAACAGGACTGGGCTTAATGCTTTGTAAGGAAATGGTCGAAAACAATAAGGGGTCCATCAAAGTAGAAAGTGTTATCGATGAAGGTACCACATTCCATATTACTTTACCTCGCTGTACATAA
- a CDS encoding ATP-binding protein, with amino-acid sequence MYGTFAQLSFKDSLQVEISKFQNSSKEDTEYIDLLLDLGLEQRYFNQDSLKLLSDEGLELSEKINYANGMANAYFGLGTFYSDKGKYDESLNNLQKALEISIKEQDDTLRLIILSNIGTQYDYKGDYDLALGEFLKCLELAEDLDNQEMLSVINENIANLYVTQKDFDEGMFYYEKVKKINEKIGDPVIIAETMSNMASAYAEMGKLELAMFTINSAIKTFEENRITDWLAYAYQVKGKVYLKQQKNKWALYWYAQSELLHGQLDDLREEIQLLTGIAEAQLNLGNDSISKIYAQQAYDFSKKIDAISGIEEGAKLLYKINKNNGDFKKALEFHEIFKEVSGKISRKESQKGLTMLKTKIDYERQKEQLIEENEKALAKQKNYVYTTLIILVIFLFITLLVKRNAKIQKKLNKELIRKQEDLERKEKYLHDVNQTKNKLFSIIGHDLRGPIGAFQGLIKLFKEGEMTKDEFIGFVPKLKSDIDNIAFTLNNLLSWGQTQMNGAMTKPGVTSIESIVNENIALLSEVANNKSIKLINRIEPQTLTWCDSDQIDIVIRNLMSNAIKFTPENGIVTIGAVEKTKQWEIYVRDNGVGMNEETLSKIFNHSGTHSTYGTNDEKGTGLGLSLCKEMVEKNHGIIWVNSAINKGSSFYFTIPKAQKEYKKTA; translated from the coding sequence ATGTACGGAACATTTGCACAACTATCCTTCAAAGACTCCCTACAAGTTGAAATTTCAAAATTTCAAAACTCCTCCAAAGAGGATACGGAATATATAGATTTATTGTTGGATTTAGGGCTTGAGCAACGCTATTTCAACCAGGATAGCCTTAAACTCTTATCCGATGAAGGGCTAGAACTAAGTGAGAAAATAAACTATGCCAACGGAATGGCAAATGCATATTTTGGCTTGGGCACCTTTTATTCGGATAAAGGAAAATATGATGAATCCCTGAACAACCTTCAAAAAGCCTTGGAAATTAGTATCAAGGAACAGGACGATACCTTGAGATTAATCATACTGAGCAACATAGGTACACAATATGACTACAAAGGCGATTATGATCTTGCCCTAGGAGAATTTCTAAAATGCTTGGAGTTAGCGGAAGATTTGGATAATCAAGAAATGCTATCCGTCATTAACGAGAACATAGCAAATCTATATGTCACCCAAAAGGATTTTGACGAGGGTATGTTCTATTATGAAAAAGTAAAGAAAATCAACGAAAAAATTGGAGACCCGGTAATCATTGCCGAAACCATGAGCAATATGGCTTCTGCCTATGCCGAAATGGGCAAATTGGAACTGGCCATGTTTACTATAAATAGTGCAATTAAAACTTTTGAAGAAAACAGGATTACGGATTGGTTGGCATACGCCTATCAAGTGAAAGGAAAAGTATACCTAAAACAACAAAAAAATAAATGGGCCCTGTACTGGTATGCACAAAGTGAACTTCTGCACGGGCAATTAGATGATCTTAGGGAAGAAATACAACTTTTAACAGGTATTGCAGAAGCCCAACTAAACTTAGGGAACGACAGCATTTCCAAAATATATGCCCAACAGGCATATGACTTCTCTAAAAAAATAGATGCTATTTCTGGTATTGAGGAAGGTGCCAAACTCTTATATAAAATAAACAAGAATAACGGGGACTTCAAAAAGGCCCTGGAGTTCCATGAAATATTTAAAGAAGTTTCCGGTAAGATTTCAAGGAAGGAAAGTCAGAAGGGACTTACCATGCTCAAAACCAAAATAGACTATGAAAGGCAGAAGGAACAGTTGATAGAGGAAAATGAGAAAGCCCTGGCCAAGCAGAAAAACTATGTCTATACTACCTTGATTATCCTGGTAATTTTTCTTTTTATAACCCTATTGGTAAAACGAAATGCGAAAATTCAAAAGAAGTTGAACAAGGAACTTATTCGCAAGCAGGAAGATCTGGAAAGAAAGGAAAAATATTTGCATGATGTCAACCAGACAAAAAACAAACTTTTTTCCATTATTGGTCACGACCTTCGAGGCCCCATTGGTGCCTTCCAAGGGCTGATTAAATTATTTAAGGAAGGTGAGATGACCAAAGATGAGTTTATTGGTTTTGTTCCTAAATTGAAATCGGATATTGACAATATAGCGTTTACCCTTAACAATTTACTTTCTTGGGGCCAGACCCAAATGAATGGTGCCATGACCAAACCTGGCGTAACTTCAATCGAAAGCATAGTAAATGAGAACATCGCGCTTCTCTCGGAGGTCGCAAATAACAAATCCATTAAACTAATCAATCGCATTGAACCTCAAACACTTACTTGGTGCGATAGTGACCAAATAGATATAGTAATCAGAAATTTGATGAGCAATGCCATTAAATTCACACCTGAAAATGGGATAGTCACTATTGGAGCGGTAGAAAAAACGAAACAATGGGAGATTTATGTTCGTGATAACGGTGTGGGGATGAACGAGGAGACATTGTCTAAAATTTTTAACCATTCCGGTACTCATTCCACCTATGGTACAAATGATGAAAAAGGAACCGGTCTAGGTCTTTCGCTCTGCAAGGAAATGGTTGAAAAAAACCACGGAATCATCTGGGTGAACAGCGCAATCAACAAAGGATCCAGTTTTTATTTCACCATTCCCAAAGCCCAAAAAGAATACAAAAAAACGGCCTAA
- the bshB1 gene encoding bacillithiol biosynthesis deacetylase BshB1, whose amino-acid sequence MKLDILVFGAHPDDAELGAGGTIAKEIALGKKIGIIDLTRGELGTRGSAEIRDKEAENSKNILGVAVRENLGFRDGFFVNDEKHQLEVIKMIRKYQPNIVLCNAVNDRHIDHAKGSELVSHACFLSGLVKIATKVDGKQQEKWRPKLVYHYIQWKNLTPDFAVDISQFIEKKTEAILAYSSQFHDPNSKEPETPISSKTFIESVRYRAQDLGRLIGVDYAEGFTVERMMAVDSLDSLL is encoded by the coding sequence ATGAAATTAGATATATTGGTATTTGGGGCACATCCAGACGATGCAGAATTAGGGGCTGGAGGAACCATAGCCAAAGAAATAGCCCTAGGAAAAAAAATAGGTATCATAGATTTGACCAGAGGAGAACTGGGTACAAGGGGTTCTGCCGAAATCAGGGACAAGGAGGCTGAGAATTCCAAAAATATTTTAGGGGTCGCCGTACGGGAGAACTTGGGTTTTAGAGATGGTTTTTTTGTGAACGATGAAAAACATCAATTGGAAGTCATTAAAATGATAAGGAAATACCAACCCAATATTGTATTATGCAATGCCGTAAACGATCGTCATATAGACCATGCCAAAGGAAGTGAATTGGTCAGTCATGCATGTTTCTTGAGTGGACTTGTCAAGATAGCGACCAAGGTGGATGGCAAACAACAAGAAAAATGGCGTCCAAAATTGGTTTATCACTATATTCAATGGAAAAACCTTACACCTGATTTTGCAGTGGATATAAGCCAATTTATAGAGAAGAAGACCGAAGCTATTTTAGCGTATTCCTCCCAATTCCATGACCCAAATAGTAAAGAGCCGGAAACACCCATAAGTAGCAAAACTTTTATTGAAAGTGTGCGGTACAGGGCTCAGGATTTGGGTAGATTGATCGGGGTGGATTATGCCGAAGGTTTTACGGTTGAGCGTATGATGGCCGTAGATTCTCTTGATTCCCTGCTTTAG
- a CDS encoding trans-sulfuration enzyme family protein: MDNKRKGLNTICTHVGELEDTVHKGAVSPLYMSTSYAFDDVDVKRYPRYFNTPNQEGLCKKIAALEHAEAALIFGSGMAAVSTALMAFLRAGDHVVLQQTLYGGTYNLVTEEFDKYGIAYSFTHGWEPKDFEEKIHKNTKVIYIETPSNPLLTITDIEGVAAVAKRHGIVSMIDNTFASPVNQNPIDFGIDVVIHSATKYMGGHSDICAGAVASTQEHMNRIFHLAKNFGGSLSDYTVWLLERSIKTMALRVRAQNENALLMAKYLETHNDIDAVYYPGLASHRDHELAKRQMKGFGGMLSFELKPYLDASLFQKSLELIKSSMSLAGVESTVLSPTKTSHALMSPEVREEQGIKDGLIRFSVGIEEVEDLIVDIESALKIVKNRISANI; the protein is encoded by the coding sequence ATGGATAATAAAAGAAAAGGTTTAAATACTATTTGTACCCATGTGGGCGAATTGGAGGATACTGTACATAAGGGTGCAGTTTCCCCATTGTATATGAGCACTTCATACGCTTTTGACGACGTGGACGTAAAACGATATCCCCGATATTTTAATACCCCCAACCAAGAAGGACTCTGTAAGAAAATTGCCGCGTTGGAACATGCGGAGGCGGCCTTGATATTTGGTAGTGGGATGGCAGCGGTTAGTACCGCCTTGATGGCATTCCTAAGGGCAGGGGACCACGTGGTTTTGCAACAAACACTTTACGGCGGAACTTACAACTTGGTAACCGAAGAGTTCGATAAATATGGTATAGCTTATTCCTTCACCCATGGCTGGGAACCGAAGGATTTTGAGGAAAAAATTCACAAAAACACCAAGGTCATCTATATTGAAACGCCATCAAACCCTTTACTGACTATAACCGATATCGAAGGAGTGGCAGCGGTCGCTAAAAGGCATGGCATTGTTTCTATGATCGATAATACCTTTGCAAGTCCGGTAAACCAAAACCCTATCGACTTTGGTATCGATGTGGTCATCCATAGCGCCACAAAATACATGGGAGGACATTCGGATATTTGTGCTGGCGCCGTTGCTTCCACTCAGGAACACATGAACAGAATATTCCATTTGGCCAAAAACTTTGGCGGTAGCCTAAGTGATTACACGGTTTGGTTATTGGAGCGAAGTATCAAGACCATGGCACTAAGAGTAAGGGCCCAAAACGAGAATGCCCTACTAATGGCCAAATATTTGGAAACCCACAATGATATTGATGCTGTTTATTATCCAGGCTTGGCTTCCCATAGGGACCATGAACTTGCCAAAAGGCAGATGAAAGGTTTTGGGGGAATGCTCTCTTTTGAGTTGAAGCCCTATTTGGATGCTTCCCTCTTTCAAAAATCCTTAGAATTGATTAAATCCTCAATGAGTCTGGCAGGGGTAGAGAGCACGGTGTTGTCCCCTACAAAAACAAGTCATGCCTTAATGAGTCCAGAGGTACGGGAAGAACAAGGCATCAAGGACGGATTGATCCGTTTTTCAGTAGGTATCGAGGAAGTGGAAGATTTGATTGTCGATATTGAAAGTGCCTTGAAAATAGTAAAAAATAGGATCAGCGCAAACATATAA
- a CDS encoding M14 family metallopeptidase, with translation MKYKILHLVLLGCIISACKNTLSTVPKKSPTGYQGQGASPIVPTVNKPVQKQWKGIWSLDDQTYFSNDFDGARLNGVAEDGNDHYTIWITAENTPINVSPWYSFKVWTGKPRKITIKLSYQDSRSRYYPKISDDGKHFKALDSVKFKIINPGEGDFGIKAAPEFVEITIDIDNEPVWISAQELYTSKRVREWVDSLSVKSFVSNHEIGRTHENRSMQLIEIKEYPNTKKALMIISRQHPPEVTGFLVMKSFMETISGDTEQAKNFRKKYAVFAVPLMNPDGVDNGHWRHNMGGIDLNRDWENFNQPETKSVRDFLNKKSDEGYEFVFGADFHSTWDDIYYPIDSTVIGQKGKIVYDWIESITNRLPQKNTNIAPSDKIRPTMVSRNYFYVHHGMPAIVFELGDNTPRDFLKEKGKVAAEEIMRLLLEY, from the coding sequence ATGAAATATAAAATACTTCATCTTGTTCTTTTAGGATGCATTATATCAGCCTGTAAAAATACCTTGAGCACTGTTCCTAAAAAATCACCAACAGGATATCAAGGCCAAGGGGCCAGTCCAATTGTACCTACCGTAAACAAACCGGTACAAAAACAATGGAAAGGCATCTGGTCCTTGGATGACCAAACCTATTTTTCGAACGATTTTGATGGTGCCCGATTGAACGGCGTTGCCGAAGATGGCAATGACCATTATACCATTTGGATTACGGCGGAAAACACCCCAATTAATGTAAGCCCATGGTATTCCTTTAAGGTATGGACGGGTAAGCCTAGGAAAATTACCATCAAATTATCTTATCAGGATTCCAGGAGTAGGTACTATCCCAAAATTAGTGACGATGGAAAGCATTTTAAGGCCTTGGACAGCGTTAAATTTAAGATTATTAATCCGGGTGAAGGGGATTTTGGAATCAAGGCAGCCCCAGAATTTGTAGAAATAACCATAGATATTGATAACGAGCCTGTTTGGATTTCCGCCCAGGAATTATATACGTCCAAAAGGGTACGGGAATGGGTGGATTCCCTTTCGGTCAAATCTTTTGTTTCAAACCATGAGATTGGAAGAACCCATGAAAATAGGTCCATGCAACTTATAGAAATAAAAGAATACCCAAACACCAAAAAGGCCTTAATGATTATTTCCAGACAGCATCCCCCAGAAGTGACCGGCTTTTTGGTCATGAAATCCTTTATGGAAACAATTTCCGGGGATACGGAACAAGCCAAGAATTTCAGGAAAAAATATGCTGTCTTTGCGGTACCCCTAATGAACCCAGATGGCGTGGACAATGGCCATTGGCGTCATAATATGGGCGGAATCGATTTGAATCGCGATTGGGAGAATTTTAACCAGCCAGAAACGAAAAGTGTTCGTGACTTTTTAAACAAAAAAAGTGATGAGGGTTATGAATTTGTCTTTGGGGCCGATTTCCATTCCACTTGGGACGATATCTACTATCCCATTGATAGTACGGTCATCGGGCAAAAGGGTAAGATCGTGTACGACTGGATCGAAAGTATAACAAACCGACTGCCACAAAAAAATACCAATATAGCTCCATCCGATAAAATTAGGCCCACCATGGTTTCCAGAAACTATTTTTATGTACACCATGGCATGCCGGCCATCGTTTTTGAATTGGGTGATAATACGCCCAGAGATTTTCTCAAGGAGAAAGGAAAGGTTGCCGCTGAGGAGATAATGCGGTTGTTGTTGGAATACTAG
- the ccsA gene encoding cytochrome c biogenesis protein CcsA, translated as MTDLLRKIFFSTRLMSVLIIVFAVAMAFGTFIESWYSTETARIWIYNATWFEVIMVFFVINFIGNISRYRLLRKEKWPVLVLHLSWILIIIGAFVTRYISYEGMMPIREGATENVFFSDKTYLTAFVEGEINGEPRRKTLEDDLIVTPEALKSNLPWTGDFNGQEFTISYVDFIEGAKEGLIPGTSGNTFLKIVEAGDGQRHEHFLENGKVMSIHGVLFSLNNETEGAINIFTDGPEYRISSPFQGSFMRMADQFQGQLVQDSIQKLQLRSLYNTANMQFVIPDSLVQGTFGIVEIPEAEKMEFDMDALVLSVSSNGETKEVKVLGSKGQTQFSDKFNVGGLDFALRYGSKIYELPFAIQLNDFIAEKYPGTENAYASFMSKVTIKDERPFDYDIYMNHILDHKGYRFFQASFDPDEKGTRLSVNHDFWGTWITYIGYFLLYIGLMGIMFFGKTRFKDLAQSLDKLKDKKRKILVSLVLLIGLSTSIQAQEHTADDGHDHTQAPTQQQIDSLITSSIVAKEHADKFGKLVIQDEGGRMKPINTFSSELLRKLSLKDTYLGYSSDQIFLSMIMNPAVWYNAEFIALDKKAQNDSIRNIIGVPLGQKYVKATDFFNKEGNYKLEPYLREATATNNPNKFQQDFKDANIRLSLLNQALGQDIVKIFPLLNDENNKWISAVEYRGGQIQIQDSLYANFVKNAMPYYLMTLNKAQQTGDYGEADRLLAAFKQNQVNNGSEVLPSERKINTEVIYNKLNIFNRLYQYYALVGVLFFFILVFQIFKDRSIWRIGVYFFKGVIYLFFIWHTAGLILRWYISGHAPWSDAYESILYVSWATMGMGLLFGRKSDMTIAASAFVTSMLLWIAHQSWVDPSIANLVPVLDSYWLMIHVAVIVGSYGPLTVGMILGIVSLILILLTNKKNKERMEINLKELTIINEISLTVGLIMLTIGNFLGGQWANESWGRYWGWDPKETWALISIMVYAFVIHTRLVPGLRGRWTFNFMSVVAFGSIMMTYFGVNFYLVGLHSYASGAQVITPTFVWYTVAGVLVLGALSYWRYRVNYVKS; from the coding sequence ATGACAGATCTGTTAAGGAAAATTTTCTTCTCCACCCGTTTAATGTCCGTATTGATTATTGTATTTGCTGTAGCTATGGCATTTGGTACGTTCATCGAAAGTTGGTACAGTACTGAAACAGCCCGTATCTGGATATACAACGCTACATGGTTTGAAGTCATCATGGTCTTTTTTGTTATTAATTTCATTGGTAATATTTCAAGGTACCGACTATTAAGAAAGGAAAAGTGGCCCGTTCTTGTGCTGCATCTGTCCTGGATTCTCATCATCATAGGTGCTTTTGTGACCCGATATATCAGCTATGAAGGCATGATGCCCATTAGGGAAGGAGCCACTGAAAATGTATTTTTTTCCGATAAGACCTATTTAACTGCATTTGTGGAAGGGGAAATAAATGGGGAGCCACGTAGAAAAACTTTGGAGGACGATCTGATCGTGACACCAGAAGCATTAAAATCCAATCTACCTTGGACCGGAGATTTTAATGGGCAGGAATTTACCATTTCCTATGTGGATTTTATAGAAGGTGCCAAGGAAGGGCTGATACCCGGTACCTCCGGAAACACCTTCCTTAAAATTGTGGAAGCGGGCGATGGACAACGTCATGAACATTTTTTGGAGAATGGCAAGGTCATGAGCATCCACGGTGTTTTGTTTTCCTTGAACAATGAGACCGAAGGTGCTATTAATATTTTTACCGATGGGCCCGAATACCGCATATCCTCTCCGTTTCAAGGGAGTTTTATGCGTATGGCGGACCAGTTTCAAGGACAATTGGTCCAAGACAGTATACAAAAACTACAACTGCGTTCGCTCTACAATACGGCCAATATGCAATTTGTAATCCCTGATTCCTTGGTGCAGGGCACCTTTGGCATTGTAGAAATACCCGAAGCTGAAAAAATGGAATTTGATATGGATGCGCTTGTACTTTCCGTATCGAGTAATGGTGAAACCAAGGAAGTAAAGGTGTTGGGAAGTAAGGGGCAGACCCAGTTCAGCGACAAATTTAACGTGGGTGGATTGGATTTCGCTTTGCGTTATGGTTCTAAGATTTATGAGCTACCCTTTGCCATACAGCTCAACGATTTTATTGCAGAAAAGTATCCCGGAACGGAAAACGCCTACGCCTCTTTTATGAGCAAAGTGACCATAAAGGATGAAAGGCCTTTTGATTACGATATTTATATGAACCACATTTTGGACCACAAAGGGTACCGATTTTTTCAAGCCAGTTTTGATCCGGACGAGAAAGGAACCAGACTTTCAGTAAACCATGACTTTTGGGGAACATGGATAACCTACATAGGCTACTTTTTATTGTATATAGGATTAATGGGAATCATGTTCTTTGGTAAGACCAGATTCAAGGATTTAGCCCAGTCCTTGGACAAATTGAAAGATAAAAAGAGAAAAATACTCGTTTCCCTCGTTTTGCTAATTGGACTTTCAACCTCCATACAAGCCCAGGAGCACACTGCGGACGATGGTCACGACCATACCCAAGCACCTACACAGCAACAAATAGATTCGCTCATTACATCTTCTATCGTTGCCAAGGAGCATGCGGATAAATTCGGGAAATTGGTCATTCAGGATGAAGGTGGAAGAATGAAACCGATCAATACCTTTTCCTCTGAACTTCTAAGGAAATTGAGCCTAAAGGACACCTATTTAGGGTATAGTTCCGATCAGATTTTTCTTTCCATGATCATGAACCCCGCAGTTTGGTATAATGCGGAATTCATTGCTTTGGACAAAAAAGCCCAAAATGATAGCATAAGGAACATTATTGGTGTGCCCTTGGGTCAGAAATATGTAAAGGCTACGGATTTTTTCAATAAAGAGGGAAATTATAAACTGGAGCCGTACTTAAGAGAGGCAACGGCTACTAACAATCCCAACAAATTTCAACAGGATTTTAAGGATGCCAATATCCGATTGAGCCTATTGAATCAGGCTTTAGGCCAGGATATAGTGAAAATTTTTCCCTTGTTGAACGATGAAAACAACAAATGGATTTCCGCGGTGGAATATCGCGGGGGACAGATTCAGATCCAGGATTCCCTGTATGCCAATTTTGTAAAGAATGCCATGCCATACTATTTGATGACCTTGAATAAGGCGCAGCAGACAGGTGACTATGGCGAGGCGGACCGACTCCTTGCGGCTTTCAAGCAAAATCAGGTAAATAATGGTAGCGAGGTCTTACCTTCCGAAAGAAAAATCAATACCGAAGTTATTTATAATAAGCTCAATATTTTCAATAGACTTTATCAGTACTATGCCCTGGTAGGGGTCCTATTCTTTTTCATCCTTGTATTTCAAATCTTTAAGGATCGTTCCATCTGGAGAATTGGGGTCTACTTTTTCAAAGGAGTCATTTATTTGTTTTTCATTTGGCATACCGCGGGATTGATTTTAAGATGGTATATCTCCGGTCATGCCCCATGGAGCGATGCCTATGAAAGTATTTTGTATGTCTCTTGGGCAACTATGGGCATGGGGTTGCTGTTTGGAAGAAAAAGTGACATGACCATTGCGGCTTCCGCATTTGTAACCTCCATGTTATTATGGATTGCCCACCAAAGTTGGGTCGATCCTTCCATTGCCAATTTGGTTCCCGTGTTGGATAGCTATTGGTTAATGATACATGTGGCAGTAATTGTTGGAAGTTATGGGCCTTTAACGGTTGGAATGATCTTGGGTATTGTTTCCCTTATATTGATTCTGTTGACGAACAAGAAGAACAAGGAACGCATGGAAATCAATTTGAAGGAACTTACCATTATCAATGAGATTTCATTAACGGTAGGTTTGATCATGCTGACTATTGGCAACTTTTTGGGGGGGCAATGGGCGAATGAAAGTTGGGGCCGTTATTGGGGATGGGACCCCAAGGAAACGTGGGCCTTGATATCTATCATGGTATATGCCTTTGTAATACATACTCGGTTGGTACCTGGCCTACGAGGAAGATGGACCTTCAACTTTATGAGTGTAGTTGCCTTTGGAAGTATTATGATGACCTATTTTGGTGTGAATTTTTATTTGGTGGGACTCCACAGTTATGCAAGCGGGGCACAGGTAATCACGCCAACTTTTGTGTGGTATACGGTTGCAGGCGTATTGGTTTTGGGAGCATTGAGTTATTGGAGGTATCGGGTGAATTATGTGAAGAGTTGA